In Janibacter sp. CX7, a single genomic region encodes these proteins:
- a CDS encoding acyl-CoA dehydrogenase family protein has translation MFELSQDHEDFRASVRDFAEREVEPHVAQWDKDHHLPLEVVHRMGDLGLFGLVVPERWGGSAETVDGVVQSDFTALCVAIEELGRIDQSIGITLSAGVGLGINPILTYGTDEQRDRWLPDLVAGRALAGFGLTEPDAGSDAGGTRTTAKRDGDEWVIDGAKSFITNSGTDITSLVTVTARTGTSAEGRPQISAIIVPSGTPGFTVEAPYDKLGWNISDTHGLSFAGCRVPADHLVGQEGQGFRQFLKTLDDGRIAISALATGLTQRMLELATDYAQTRTAFGRPIGVNQGVSFQVSDLAVMAETSRVLTYKAAWLKDEADRGRRSTQEVAKAASIAKLYTSEAAVSATRIATQVFGGNGFMEEYPVARFYRDAKILEIGEGTSEVQRMVIARHLGLPV, from the coding sequence ATGTTCGAGCTGTCGCAGGACCACGAGGACTTCCGCGCGAGCGTGCGCGACTTCGCCGAGCGCGAGGTGGAGCCGCACGTGGCCCAGTGGGACAAGGACCACCACCTGCCGCTCGAGGTCGTGCACCGCATGGGCGACCTCGGCCTCTTCGGGCTCGTCGTCCCCGAGCGCTGGGGCGGGTCGGCCGAGACCGTCGACGGCGTCGTCCAGTCCGACTTCACCGCCCTGTGCGTCGCGATCGAGGAGCTCGGCCGCATCGACCAGTCCATCGGCATCACGCTCTCCGCCGGCGTCGGCCTGGGCATCAACCCGATCCTCACCTACGGCACCGACGAGCAGCGCGACCGCTGGCTCCCCGACCTCGTCGCCGGGCGCGCGCTCGCCGGCTTCGGTCTCACCGAGCCCGACGCCGGCTCCGACGCCGGTGGCACCCGCACGACGGCGAAGCGCGACGGCGACGAGTGGGTCATCGACGGCGCGAAGTCCTTCATCACCAACTCCGGCACCGACATCACCTCGCTCGTCACGGTGACCGCCCGCACCGGCACGAGCGCGGAGGGTCGCCCGCAGATCTCCGCGATCATCGTCCCCAGCGGCACGCCCGGCTTCACCGTCGAAGCGCCCTACGACAAGCTCGGGTGGAACATCTCCGACACCCACGGGCTGAGCTTCGCCGGCTGCCGCGTCCCCGCCGACCACCTCGTCGGGCAGGAGGGGCAGGGTTTCCGTCAGTTCCTCAAGACGCTCGACGACGGCCGCATCGCCATCTCGGCGCTCGCCACCGGCCTGACCCAGCGGATGCTCGAGCTGGCCACCGACTACGCGCAGACCCGCACCGCCTTCGGCCGGCCGATCGGCGTCAACCAGGGCGTGAGCTTCCAGGTCTCCGACCTCGCCGTCATGGCCGAGACCTCCCGCGTGCTCACCTACAAGGCCGCCTGGCTCAAGGACGAGGCCGACCGCGGTCGTCGCTCGACGCAGGAGGTCGCCAAGGCCGCCTCGATCGCCAAGCTCTACACCTCCGAGGCCGCGGTGAGCGCGACGCGCATCGCCACGCAGGTCTTCGGCGGCAACGGCTTCATGGAGGAGTACCCCGTCGCGCGCTTCTACCGCGACGCCAAGATCCTCGAGATCGGCGAGGGCACCTCCGAGGTGCAGCGCATGGTCATCGCCCGCCACCTCGGCCTGCCGGTCTGA
- a CDS encoding S8 family serine peptidase, with protein sequence MKTWTAPFAAAACAVGLVVTAGSAGAATDDPLRDKLYGLDQVHAEQAWSSSRGAGTVVAVVDTGVDLGHPDLQGRLVPGADFVCGEQAGSCGDGSWKGQDGEGQEPDVHGTHVAGTIAATADNGIGVAGVAPDAKVMPIKVLEDGSGTAEDIAEGIRYAADNGADVINLSLGGLPGTQIFSILGLDTTMKDAIQYARDKGTLTVAAAGNTSTLLCNDPAFSSDSICVGATDKNEMKSYFSELPVKLSGTGVAAPGGSGRLLGGDCSEDILSTVPRGTGTDECGEGKDYAAFAGTSMATPHVAGVAAILFGQGRSMANVEQAILSTSRHPLLGTRGGYSALYGRGIVDAEAAVAYARD encoded by the coding sequence ATGAAGACCTGGACCGCCCCCTTCGCCGCCGCTGCCTGTGCGGTCGGCCTCGTCGTCACCGCCGGCTCGGCCGGTGCCGCCACCGACGATCCGCTGCGCGACAAGCTCTACGGGCTGGACCAGGTCCATGCCGAGCAGGCCTGGTCGAGCAGCCGCGGTGCCGGCACCGTCGTCGCCGTCGTCGATACCGGTGTCGACCTCGGTCACCCCGACCTGCAGGGCAGGCTCGTGCCGGGCGCCGACTTCGTCTGCGGCGAGCAGGCCGGCTCGTGCGGCGACGGCAGCTGGAAGGGCCAGGACGGCGAGGGCCAGGAGCCCGACGTCCACGGCACCCACGTCGCGGGCACCATCGCCGCCACCGCTGACAACGGGATCGGCGTCGCCGGTGTCGCCCCCGACGCCAAGGTCATGCCGATCAAGGTCCTCGAGGACGGGTCGGGCACCGCCGAGGACATCGCCGAGGGCATCCGCTACGCGGCGGACAACGGTGCCGACGTCATCAACCTCAGCCTGGGTGGCCTGCCGGGCACCCAGATCTTCTCCATCCTCGGTCTCGACACGACGATGAAGGACGCGATCCAGTACGCCCGCGACAAGGGCACCCTCACGGTGGCCGCGGCGGGCAACACCTCGACCCTGCTGTGCAACGACCCGGCCTTCAGCAGCGACTCGATCTGCGTCGGGGCCACGGACAAGAACGAGATGAAGTCCTACTTCTCCGAGCTGCCGGTCAAGCTCAGCGGCACGGGCGTCGCGGCACCGGGCGGCTCCGGCCGACTCCTCGGCGGCGACTGCTCCGAGGACATCCTCTCGACCGTGCCGCGCGGCACCGGCACCGACGAGTGCGGTGAGGGCAAGGACTACGCGGCCTTCGCCGGCACCTCGATGGCCACCCCGCACGTCGCCGGGGTCGCCGCGATCCTCTTCGGCCAGGGCCGCAGCATGGCCAACGTCGAGCAGGCGATCCTGTCGACCTCGCGGCACCCGCTGCTCGGCACCCGCGGCGGCTACAGCGCGCTCTACGGCCGCGGCATCGTCGACGCCGAGGCCGCGGTGGCCTACGCCCGCGACTGA
- a CDS encoding MerR family DNA-binding transcriptional regulator produces MTSRTKGATPPSADAPDEHARTWTIREVADEFGITTRTVRHYEDIGLISPERQGTTRLFHRRDRTRLSLVLRGKRLGFPLDEIAKIIDLYDAPRGRRSQLEYVLGQIDERRADLEQRRRDIDDALAELDTFEQRCRTELRTR; encoded by the coding sequence ATGACAAGCCGGACGAAGGGGGCGACTCCCCCGAGCGCAGATGCTCCCGACGAGCACGCGCGGACGTGGACGATCCGCGAGGTCGCCGACGAGTTCGGCATCACCACGCGCACGGTCCGGCACTACGAGGACATCGGGCTCATCTCGCCCGAGCGGCAGGGCACGACGCGCCTCTTCCACCGGCGCGACCGCACCCGGCTGTCTCTGGTGCTGCGCGGCAAGCGGCTCGGCTTCCCGCTCGACGAGATCGCCAAGATCATCGACCTCTACGACGCACCGCGCGGTCGCCGCAGCCAGCTCGAGTACGTGCTCGGCCAGATCGACGAGCGCCGCGCGGACCTGGAGCAGCGGCGGCGCGACATCGACGACGCGCTCGCCGAGCTCGACACCTTCGAGCAGCGCTGCCGCACCGAGCTCCGCACGCGCTGA
- a CDS encoding lipase family protein, with protein MFSKKKRAVAAAALAVAVGLPLAGNAVAGPHDVPGTAGAKTLTDTPEAARPAFYEPPATIPSTPGTIIRSEPAPLLLDPFDLSSSVVTATRIMYSSTDADGTPIAVTGTVFVPKTSYVGASQRPLISYAPGTQGMGDSCAPSRQMESFFEYEGIGVGRAVARGYAVGITDFQGLGTPGSHTYMAREPQGRATLDLARAAKNLQGSGLDNKTPIGLMGYSQGGGAAAAAAELAPSYAPELNIKGSAIGAPPADLAKVGANIDGTTYSLFALFATLGVATTEHVDPKPFLNAQGLELASKVESACVFDLFSYANLDSSKYTTSGKKLSELLDEEPFKSAIAEQRIGKRKPNAPVQINHSLGDDVIPYAVGKQLASDWCDKGTRVSFNAGVTPTHVGGFLPHVEKSMLFFEARFAGLNQASSCWRL; from the coding sequence ATGTTTTCAAAGAAGAAGCGTGCCGTTGCGGCTGCGGCACTCGCCGTCGCCGTCGGCCTCCCGCTGGCCGGCAATGCCGTCGCCGGACCCCACGACGTCCCGGGCACCGCTGGGGCCAAGACCCTGACCGACACCCCCGAGGCCGCTCGCCCCGCCTTCTACGAGCCGCCGGCGACGATCCCGAGCACGCCCGGCACGATCATCCGCAGCGAGCCGGCCCCGCTGCTGCTCGACCCCTTCGACCTGTCCTCGTCGGTCGTCACCGCGACCCGCATCATGTACTCCTCCACCGACGCCGACGGCACCCCGATCGCCGTCACGGGCACGGTCTTCGTCCCCAAGACGAGCTACGTCGGCGCCTCCCAGCGCCCCCTGATCTCCTATGCGCCCGGCACCCAGGGCATGGGCGACTCCTGCGCCCCGTCGCGGCAGATGGAGAGCTTCTTCGAGTACGAGGGCATCGGTGTCGGCCGGGCCGTCGCCCGTGGCTACGCGGTCGGCATCACCGACTTCCAGGGCCTCGGCACGCCCGGCTCGCACACCTACATGGCCCGCGAGCCCCAGGGCCGCGCGACCCTCGACCTGGCTCGCGCCGCCAAGAACCTGCAGGGCAGCGGCCTCGACAACAAGACCCCGATCGGCCTCATGGGCTACTCCCAGGGTGGCGGCGCCGCGGCTGCTGCGGCCGAGCTGGCGCCGAGCTACGCTCCGGAGCTGAACATCAAGGGCTCGGCCATCGGCGCCCCGCCGGCGGACCTGGCCAAGGTCGGGGCCAACATCGACGGCACGACCTACTCGCTCTTCGCCCTCTTCGCCACCCTCGGCGTGGCCACGACGGAGCACGTCGACCCCAAGCCCTTCCTCAACGCGCAGGGTCTGGAGCTCGCGAGCAAGGTGGAGAGCGCCTGCGTCTTCGACCTCTTCTCCTACGCCAATCTCGACTCCTCGAAGTACACGACGAGCGGCAAGAAGCTCTCGGAGCTGCTCGACGAGGAGCCCTTCAAGTCGGCGATCGCCGAGCAGCGGATCGGCAAGCGCAAGCCCAACGCGCCGGTGCAGATCAACCACTCGCTGGGTGACGACGTCATCCCCTACGCGGTCGGCAAGCAGCTGGCCAGCGACTGGTGCGACAAGGGCACCCGCGTCTCCTTCAACGCCGGCGTGACGCCCACCCACGTCGGTGGCTTCCTCCCGCACGTGGAGAAGTCGATGCTCTTCTTCGAGGCCCGCTTCGCCGGTCTCAACCAGGCGAGCAGCTGCTGGCGCCTCTGA
- a CDS encoding acyl-CoA carboxylase subunit beta has protein sequence MSSYPLDPAVEDVRRRIREAHEASERPTDKAAAKLESQGKLYVRDRIALLVDEGSFVEDGRYANALAPGLPADGVVTGRGLVDDRPVIVIANDPTVKAGSWGARTVEKIVRATETALREELPVFWLVDSAGARITDQVEMFPGRRGAGHIFHNQVALSGKVPQICCLFGPSAAGGAYIPSFTDLVIMVEGNASMYLGSPRMAEMVVGERVSLDEMGGARMHCTVSGVGDVLVADDTEAIEAARLWLSYLPQNWHSDLPSYQPEEPAAPLTAATIPERESQPFDVHDVIDGLVDDDSFFEVKELFATELVVGLGRMAGETVGIVANNSMAKGGVLFTDSADKAARFIWLCDAYSIPLIYLADVPGFMIGSEVERGGIIRHGAKMVSAVASATVPQFCVIVRKAYGAGLYAMGGPGFAPDATIALPTARVAVMGPEAAVNAVYANKIAQIEADEGEAARDEFIAARRAEYLEDVDLERLAADLVIDQVIEPEALREELLARLRHARGRDRRFSERRRGIPPV, from the coding sequence GTGAGCAGCTATCCGCTCGACCCCGCGGTCGAGGACGTCCGCCGCCGTATCCGCGAGGCGCACGAGGCCTCCGAGCGCCCGACCGACAAGGCCGCGGCGAAGCTCGAGTCCCAGGGCAAGCTCTACGTCCGCGACCGCATCGCACTGCTCGTCGACGAGGGCAGCTTCGTCGAGGACGGGCGCTATGCCAATGCGCTCGCGCCCGGGCTGCCGGCCGACGGCGTCGTCACCGGCCGCGGGCTCGTCGACGACCGGCCGGTCATCGTCATCGCCAACGACCCGACGGTCAAGGCCGGCTCGTGGGGCGCCCGCACGGTGGAGAAGATCGTGCGCGCCACCGAGACCGCGCTGCGCGAGGAGCTGCCGGTCTTCTGGCTCGTCGACTCCGCGGGCGCGCGCATCACCGACCAGGTCGAGATGTTCCCGGGACGCCGCGGCGCCGGGCACATCTTCCACAACCAGGTCGCCCTGTCGGGCAAGGTCCCGCAGATCTGCTGCCTCTTCGGCCCGAGCGCCGCCGGCGGCGCCTACATCCCCTCCTTCACCGACCTCGTGATCATGGTCGAGGGCAATGCGTCGATGTACCTCGGCAGCCCGCGCATGGCCGAGATGGTCGTCGGCGAGCGGGTCTCCCTCGATGAGATGGGCGGCGCCCGCATGCACTGCACCGTGAGCGGTGTCGGTGACGTGCTCGTCGCCGACGACACCGAGGCCATCGAGGCGGCCCGCCTGTGGCTGAGCTATCTGCCGCAGAACTGGCACAGCGACCTCCCTTCGTACCAGCCGGAGGAGCCGGCCGCGCCGCTCACCGCCGCGACCATCCCCGAGCGCGAGTCGCAGCCCTTCGACGTGCACGACGTCATCGACGGCCTCGTCGACGACGACTCCTTCTTCGAGGTCAAGGAGCTCTTCGCGACCGAGCTGGTCGTCGGCCTCGGCCGGATGGCGGGGGAGACCGTCGGCATCGTCGCCAACAACTCGATGGCCAAGGGCGGCGTGCTCTTCACCGACAGTGCCGACAAGGCCGCGCGCTTCATCTGGCTGTGCGATGCCTACTCGATCCCGCTGATCTACCTCGCCGACGTCCCGGGCTTCATGATCGGCTCCGAGGTCGAGCGCGGCGGGATCATCCGCCACGGCGCGAAGATGGTCTCGGCCGTCGCCTCGGCGACCGTCCCGCAGTTCTGCGTCATCGTGCGCAAGGCCTACGGCGCCGGTCTCTACGCCATGGGCGGGCCCGGCTTCGCCCCCGACGCGACGATCGCGCTGCCCACCGCCCGCGTCGCGGTCATGGGTCCGGAGGCCGCGGTCAACGCCGTCTACGCCAACAAGATCGCGCAGATCGAGGCCGACGAAGGGGAGGCCGCCCGCGACGAGTTCATCGCCGCGCGTCGCGCCGAGTACCTCGAGGACGTCGACCTCGAGCGGCTGGCCGCGGACCTCGTCATCGACCAGGTTATCGAGCCCGAGGCCCTGCGCGAGGAGCTGCTCGCCCGCCTGCGGCACGCCCGTGGTCGCGACCGCCGCTTCTCAGAGCGTCGGCGGGGAATCCCGCCGGTCTGA
- a CDS encoding VWA domain-containing protein — MPSPDPLGERLVDLARALRRHGVTVGTSEVADAASAARALGLDDRERLRTGLAATMMRRSADRAVFDQLFDIHFPPAVGHRTGDAADLEPTDTAGARERAAAIREELVEALARGDQQELDRLAARAVGELGRLANESSTGGWSANQTIERLAPQTAIAAALQRARDAGDVTGGSGEGSGGSGEGSGGATGSGGGGAGSAWRPEQLSDRYDRDEIRRRVGAFRRKIETESARRNAEVRGRDRISRYGVRDPLERKDFLLTGKTEAAELHAVIAPLSRKLAAKLAARQRRQSRGTIDIRRTLRAAMSTGGVPVRPAYKRRTRSRADIVLLCDMSGSVAGFSRFTMLLLQSLAGTFRRVRFIGFVNTCDDITELVREAQFGEDISERVAREAQMTRWHGSSDYGAAFVDAVDHHLDAIGPRSTVLVLGDARTNGTNPQVDALRELVSRARYAAWLNPESARMWDTGDSVASRYAEVVDMHEVRNIEQLRQFVSRLPVG, encoded by the coding sequence GTGCCCTCGCCTGACCCGCTCGGCGAGCGGCTCGTCGACCTCGCCCGGGCGCTGCGCCGGCACGGCGTGACGGTCGGGACCTCAGAGGTGGCCGACGCCGCCTCTGCCGCAAGGGCGCTCGGCCTCGACGACCGCGAGCGCCTGCGCACCGGTCTCGCCGCGACGATGATGCGACGGTCCGCGGACCGGGCCGTCTTCGACCAGCTCTTCGACATCCACTTCCCCCCTGCCGTGGGTCACCGCACCGGCGACGCGGCCGACCTCGAGCCGACGGACACCGCGGGCGCCCGCGAGCGCGCGGCCGCGATCCGCGAGGAGCTCGTCGAGGCCCTCGCGCGCGGTGACCAGCAGGAGCTCGACCGGCTCGCCGCGCGGGCGGTCGGCGAGCTGGGCCGGCTGGCCAACGAGTCGTCGACCGGCGGCTGGTCGGCCAACCAGACCATCGAGCGGCTCGCCCCGCAGACCGCGATCGCGGCGGCCCTGCAGCGGGCCCGCGACGCCGGCGACGTCACCGGCGGGTCCGGCGAGGGCTCGGGCGGATCGGGCGAAGGGAGCGGCGGCGCCACCGGCAGCGGTGGCGGCGGCGCGGGCAGCGCCTGGCGGCCCGAGCAGCTGAGCGACCGCTACGACCGCGACGAGATCCGGCGCCGGGTCGGCGCCTTCCGTCGCAAGATCGAGACCGAGTCGGCGCGACGCAATGCCGAGGTCCGCGGACGCGACCGCATCTCGCGCTACGGCGTGCGAGACCCCTTGGAGCGCAAGGACTTCCTGCTCACCGGCAAGACCGAGGCGGCCGAGCTGCACGCGGTCATCGCTCCCCTGTCGCGCAAGCTCGCGGCCAAGCTCGCCGCCCGCCAGCGGCGGCAGTCGCGGGGCACCATCGACATCCGCCGGACCCTGCGCGCGGCGATGTCGACCGGTGGGGTGCCGGTGCGCCCGGCCTACAAGCGCCGCACCCGCAGCCGGGCCGACATCGTCCTGCTGTGCGACATGTCCGGGTCGGTGGCGGGCTTCTCCCGGTTCACGATGCTGCTGCTGCAGTCGCTCGCGGGGACCTTCCGCCGGGTGCGGTTCATCGGCTTCGTCAACACGTGCGACGACATCACCGAGCTGGTGCGCGAGGCGCAGTTCGGCGAGGACATCAGCGAGCGCGTCGCCCGCGAGGCGCAGATGACGCGCTGGCACGGGTCGAGCGACTACGGCGCCGCCTTCGTCGACGCCGTCGACCACCACCTCGACGCCATCGGTCCGCGGTCGACGGTCCTCGTCCTCGGCGACGCCCGGACCAACGGCACCAACCCGCAGGTCGACGCCCTGCGCGAGCTCGTCTCCCGTGCCCGGTACGCCGCCTGGCTCAACCCCGAGTCCGCCCGCATGTGGGACACCGGCGACTCCGTGGCCAGTCGCTACGCCGAGGTCGTCGACATGCACGAGGTGCGCAACATCGAGCAGCTGCGGCAGTTCGTCTCCCGCCTGCCGGTGGGCTGA
- a CDS encoding class F sortase, which yields MRERTRGRGRRAQVVTVAVVALAVVGGSLTAFGLSQQETRMPPPAAVSEGGHAGHGRSSTSSSPSASPTSGSGHAGHHMGPGTSSPASPSAAAPATTARMARSRPTSVSIPSLGVTSSVIDLGLQPDDTMEVPQDATSTGWFTGSPTPGELGPAVLAGHVTWDKRPAVFFELGSMRDGQRVEVSRADGSTAVFEVTDVGQYPKTDFPTDEVYGEVDHAALRLITCGGHFDGETGHHVDNVVVYAELVDER from the coding sequence GTGCGTGAGCGCACCCGGGGCCGCGGCCGTCGCGCGCAGGTCGTGACGGTCGCGGTCGTGGCCCTCGCCGTCGTCGGGGGCAGCCTGACGGCCTTCGGCCTGTCGCAGCAGGAGACCCGCATGCCCCCGCCGGCCGCCGTGTCCGAGGGCGGGCACGCCGGGCACGGCCGCTCGAGCACGAGCTCGTCACCGTCGGCCAGCCCGACCTCCGGGTCCGGCCACGCGGGGCACCACATGGGCCCGGGGACGAGCAGCCCGGCGAGCCCGAGCGCGGCCGCACCGGCCACCACCGCACGGATGGCCCGCTCGCGGCCGACGTCGGTGTCCATCCCCTCGCTGGGGGTCACCAGCTCGGTCATCGACCTCGGCCTGCAACCGGACGACACCATGGAGGTGCCCCAGGACGCCACGAGCACCGGGTGGTTCACCGGCAGCCCCACCCCCGGGGAGCTCGGTCCGGCCGTCCTCGCCGGTCACGTCACGTGGGACAAGCGGCCCGCGGTCTTCTTCGAGCTGGGCTCGATGCGCGACGGGCAGCGGGTCGAGGTCTCCCGCGCGGACGGGTCGACCGCGGTCTTCGAGGTGACCGACGTCGGCCAGTACCCCAAGACGGACTTTCCCACCGACGAGGTCTACGGGGAGGTCGACCACGCCGCACTGCGGCTGATCACCTGCGGCGGTCACTTCGACGGCGAGACGGGTCACCACGTCGACAATGTCGTGGTCTACGCCGAGCTCGTCGACGAGCGCTGA
- a CDS encoding PfkB family carbohydrate kinase: MSPRVIHTAQALVDVVVEVPDLPRRGGNSMATSVARYAGGAVTILLAAVRSGAAAVHAGAHGRGPNGDLVRETLTADGVTLSAPVVEDLDTGVCIVMVEPSAERTFVTTQEAERHISVESLATSAPVAGDLVCVSGYSLVGRTRDPLLAWLESLPDEVLVVLDPGAVFAELEPSLRSRVVALTDVWTGNAEESEDFGGAKGMGPAAEAVAALLKPGAVAVVRDGEQGCAVHTDGVTTVVPGYPETPVDTNGAGDTHTGVLLAEVAKGVAWPDACRRANAAGAIKVTRKGPTTAPTAAEIDAYLAQRG; this comes from the coding sequence ATGAGCCCGAGGGTGATCCACACCGCACAGGCGCTCGTCGACGTCGTCGTCGAGGTGCCCGACCTGCCCCGCCGCGGCGGCAACTCGATGGCCACCTCCGTGGCGCGCTACGCCGGGGGAGCGGTGACGATCCTGCTCGCGGCCGTGCGCTCCGGCGCCGCGGCCGTCCATGCGGGGGCCCACGGGCGCGGCCCGAACGGTGACCTCGTCCGCGAGACCCTCACCGCCGACGGCGTCACGCTCTCGGCCCCCGTCGTCGAGGACCTCGACACGGGTGTCTGCATCGTCATGGTCGAGCCCTCCGCGGAGCGGACCTTCGTCACGACGCAGGAGGCCGAGCGGCACATCAGCGTCGAGTCGCTCGCGACGAGCGCGCCGGTCGCGGGGGACCTCGTGTGCGTCAGCGGCTACAGCCTCGTGGGCCGCACCCGCGACCCGCTCCTCGCCTGGCTGGAGTCGCTGCCCGACGAGGTCCTCGTCGTCCTCGACCCCGGTGCGGTCTTCGCCGAGCTGGAGCCCTCCCTTCGCTCCCGGGTCGTCGCGCTCACCGACGTGTGGACCGGCAACGCCGAGGAGTCCGAGGACTTCGGCGGGGCGAAGGGGATGGGGCCGGCCGCCGAGGCCGTGGCCGCACTGCTGAAGCCGGGTGCCGTCGCCGTCGTCCGTGACGGTGAGCAGGGGTGTGCGGTGCACACCGACGGCGTGACGACCGTCGTGCCCGGGTACCCCGAGACGCCGGTTGACACCAATGGCGCCGGCGACACCCACACCGGAGTCCTGCTCGCGGAGGTGGCGAAGGGGGTGGCCTGGCCCGATGCCTGCCGCCGGGCCAATGCGGCCGGGGCCATCAAGGTCACCCGCAAGGGCCCGACGACCGCCCCCACCGCGGCGGAGATCGACGCCTACCTCGCCCAGCGGGGCTGA
- a CDS encoding nucleoside triphosphate pyrophosphatase translates to MVSLVLASASPARLGLLRASGIAPDVVVSDVDEHAVESLARQRDPQLSPVQLAQLLAEAKGAAVASRLAGQTPFVLACDSVLEVDGQVHGKPGTPEVARERWEQVRGRSAVLHTGHHLVDMRDGRTAGGPASATVRFASVTDAEVEGYVATGEPLHVAGGFTLDGLGAPFVESIEGHPSTVVGLCLPLLRRLLTDLGTDWWSVAQSRA, encoded by the coding sequence ATGGTCTCCCTCGTCCTCGCGTCCGCCTCCCCCGCCCGTCTGGGACTCTTGCGTGCCAGCGGCATTGCCCCTGATGTCGTCGTCAGCGATGTCGACGAGCACGCGGTGGAGTCCCTTGCGCGGCAACGGGATCCGCAGCTGTCTCCGGTGCAGCTGGCGCAGCTGCTGGCCGAGGCGAAGGGAGCGGCCGTCGCCTCGCGCCTGGCCGGGCAGACCCCCTTCGTCCTCGCCTGCGACTCGGTCCTCGAGGTCGACGGGCAGGTCCACGGCAAGCCGGGCACGCCCGAGGTCGCCCGCGAGCGGTGGGAGCAGGTGCGTGGCCGCTCGGCGGTCCTGCACACCGGCCACCACCTCGTCGACATGCGTGACGGCCGCACCGCCGGGGGTCCGGCGAGTGCGACCGTCAGGTTCGCATCGGTGACCGATGCCGAGGTCGAGGGCTACGTCGCGACGGGCGAGCCGCTCCACGTGGCCGGCGGGTTCACCCTCGACGGGCTGGGCGCTCCCTTCGTCGAGTCGATCGAGGGCCACCCGAGCACCGTCGTCGGGCTGTGCCTGCCCCTGCTGCGTCGGCTGCTCACCGACCTTGGCACCGACTGGTGGTCGGTGGCTCAGTCGCGGGCGTAG
- a CDS encoding MoxR family ATPase gives MTHTPRFASVDDVTERLAEHGYLASDEIATTVYLADQLGKPLLIEGPAGVGKTALSAAVSAATDGELVRLQCYEGVDEARALYEWNHAKQLLRITAAGAHHDSAGADEADWTSVKEDIFTDEFLLSRPLLTAIRNEHPTVLLIDELDKADVEIEGLLLEVLSDFQVTVPELGTIRASQTPFVVLTSNATRELSEALRRRCLYLHIDYPESDLELRIVRLTVPDLDETLAASVVRLVGALREMRLRKSPSVAETIDWARTLVSLGTDGELQPELVRSTLGVVLKHREDIELAVQTLDLDRALA, from the coding sequence ATGACGCACACCCCCCGCTTCGCCTCGGTCGACGACGTCACGGAGCGCCTGGCCGAGCACGGCTACCTCGCCTCCGACGAGATCGCGACGACCGTCTACCTCGCCGACCAGCTCGGCAAGCCGCTGCTCATCGAGGGCCCGGCGGGTGTCGGCAAGACCGCGCTCTCCGCGGCCGTGTCGGCGGCGACGGACGGCGAGCTCGTGCGCCTGCAGTGCTACGAGGGCGTCGACGAGGCGCGCGCGCTCTACGAGTGGAACCACGCCAAGCAGCTGCTGCGCATCACCGCCGCAGGCGCCCACCACGACTCCGCGGGCGCCGACGAGGCGGACTGGACGTCGGTCAAGGAGGACATCTTCACCGACGAGTTCCTCCTCTCCCGGCCGCTGCTCACCGCGATCCGCAACGAGCACCCGACGGTGCTGCTCATCGACGAGCTCGACAAGGCCGACGTCGAGATCGAGGGGCTGCTGCTCGAGGTGCTCTCCGACTTCCAGGTGACCGTGCCCGAGCTCGGGACGATCCGGGCGAGCCAGACCCCCTTCGTCGTCCTGACCTCCAATGCCACCCGTGAGCTGTCCGAGGCCCTGCGCCGACGCTGCCTCTACCTGCACATCGACTACCCCGAGTCCGACCTCGAGCTGCGGATCGTGCGCCTGACCGTGCCCGACCTCGACGAGACGCTCGCCGCCTCCGTCGTGCGGCTCGTCGGCGCGCTGCGCGAGATGCGGCTGCGCAAGTCGCCCTCGGTCGCCGAGACCATCGACTGGGCCCGCACGCTCGTCAGCCTGGGCACCGACGGCGAGCTGCAGCCGGAGCTCGTGCGCTCGACCCTCGGCGTCGTCCTCAAGCACCGCGAGGACATCGAGCTCGCGGTGCAGACCCTGGACCTGGACCGTGCCCTCGCCTGA